In Corallococcus silvisoli, the genomic stretch TCGCCGCGAAGGCGCTCCTGGAGGAAGGCGCGCCCCAGGGTGTGGAGTACGTCTTCGCGCTCACCGCCGAGGAGGAGACGGGCGGCAAGGGCCTGGGGCCGCTCCTGTCCGAGCTGGGGCCGCTGGACGCCGCCGTCGTGGGCGAGCCCACGTCGCTCAAGCCCTGCACGGCGCAGCGGGGCATGCTGCTGCTGCGCTGCGTGGCGCACGGCAAGAGCGGCCACGTCGCGCACGCGCACACGGGCGGGCTGGACAACGCCATCCTCAAGGCGGCCCGGGACATCCAGGCCGTGTCCGCCCTGCGCTTCCCCGCGCACCCGCTGCTGGGTGAGGCGCGGGCGCAGGTGACGCAGGTGTCCGGGGGCCTGGCGCGCAACCAGGTGCCGGACCGGTGCGAGTTCTTCGTCGACCTGCGCACCACGCCGGGCATGGACCACGCGACGGTGGCGCGGGACGTGGGCGCGGCGCTGGAGAGCGAGGTGGTGGTGCACTCCGCGCGCTACCTGCCCAAGGGCACGGACGCGGCGCACCCGCTGGTGCGCGCGGCGGTGGCGGCGTCCGGACAGGCGACGGTGGGCTCCAGCACCACGTCCGACTGGGCCTTCCTGGGCGACGTGCCGGCGGTCAAGGTGGGGCCGGGGGACACGCTGCGCAGCCACCAGGCGAACGAGTACCTCACGCGCGCGGAGCTGGAGGCGGGGCTCGCGTTCTATCGACGATTGCTGCACGGCTATGCCGGGGAGGTGGCGCGTGGCTGAGACTTTGTGGGGCAAGGGCCAGCCGCTGGACGCGGCCATCCACGCCTTCACCGTGGGCGACGACCCGGTGGTGGACCTGTCGCTCGTGCCGCACGACGCGCTGGGCAGCGCCGCGCACGCGCGCATGCTCGCGCACGTGGGGCTGCTCACGCCGGAGGCCGCCACGTCGCTGGTGGCCGCGCTGCACGCGCTGCACGACGAGGCCCGCCAGGGCCGCTTCACCATCCGCCCGGAGCAGGAGGACGGACACACCGCGCTGGAGGCGGCGCTCGTGGAGCGCACGGGCGAGGCGGGCAAGCGCATCCACCTGGCGCGCTCGCGGAATGACCAGGTCCTGCTGGCCCTGCGCCTGTACCTGCGCGAGGAGCTGCTGGCGCTGGGGGCGCGCACGGCGGAGCTGGCCGGGACGTTCCTCGACTTCGCGCAAGCGCACGCGGACCTGCCCCTGCCCGGCTACACGCACCTGCGCCGCGCGATGCCGTCCACCTTCGGCCTGTGGGGCATGGCGTTCGCGGAGGGGCTGCTGGAGGAGCTGGAGGCGCTGAAGGGCGTGTGGGGCCGGCTGGACCGGTGCCCGCTGGGCGCCGCGGCGGGCTTCGGCGTGCCGCTGCCCATCGACCGTGAATATGTCGCGCGGTTGCTCGGTTTCAGTCGGGTTCAACGCAGCCCCATCGACGCGCAGGACAGCCGGGGGCGGCATGAGGCGGCGCTGCTCACCTGGGCGTGCTCGGTGGCGGGCACCCTGGAGAAGTGGCTGTGGGACGTGCAGCTCTACAGCATGGACGAGTTCGGCTTCCTGGCCCTGCCGGACGCCTTCACCACGGGCTCGTCCATCATGCCGCAGAAGAAGAACCCGGACGTGGTGGAGCTGGCCCGGGGCCGCTGCCGCGAGCTGCGCGGACTCGCGCACCAGGTGGAGGCGGTCGCGGGCGGCCTGCCGTCCAGCTACCACCGTGACTTCCAGTTGCTGAAGCGCCCCACGTTCCAGGCGCTCGCCAGCACGAAGGCGCTGCTGGAGGTGCTGTCGCGGCTGGTGCCCGCGCTGAAGGTGAACGCGGACAAGGCTCGCGCGGCGTGCGACGACACGCTCTACGCCGCGCACCACGCCTACGCGCTCGTGGCCCAGGGCCAGCCCTTCCGCGACGCGTACCGGGAGGTGGGCCGCCAGCTCAACGAAGGCACCTTCCAGCCGGACCGCGGCGCGCTGACGGCCACCCACCTGGGGGGCGCCGGCAACCTGGGCCTCGCCACCGCGCGCGAGGAGCTGGCGCAAGCGCGCGACTGGCTCACGCGCACCCACGCCCAGCAGTCCCAGGCCGCGGGCCGCGTCTGGGCCCCCTGAAGCATCCCCACCCTTTTCGCAGCAACAGGAGTCCTGAAGATGAGCAAGAAGTCCGTGGTGCTGGCGTTCTCCGGTGGCCTCGATACCGCCTTCTGCACGGTGTACCTGCGCGAGCAGGGCTGGGACGTCATCACCGTCACCGTGGACACGGGCGGCTTCCCGCCCGAGCAGCTGGAGCGCATCCAGGCCCTGTCCCAGAAGCTGGGCGCGGTGGCGCACCACACGGTGGACGCGCGCGACACCCTCTTCCAGGGCTACCTGCGCTTCCTCGTCGCGGGCAACGTGCTGCGCGGCCAGCTCTACCCCCTGAGCGTCTCCGCCGAGCGCGCCTGCCAGGCCGTGGAGGCGGTGCGCATGGCGGAGAAGCTGGGCGTGCAGGCCGTGGCCCACGGCAGCACCGGCGCGGGGAATGATCAGGTCCGCTTCGACGTGGCCTTCCGCACGCTCGCGCCCCAGCTGCAGCTCATCACGCCCATCCGCGACCTGGCGCTCTCGCGTCAGCAGGAGCTGACCTTCCTCGCGGAGCGCGGCTTCCACCTGCCGGCGAAGACGGGCGCGTACTCCGTCAACGAGGGCATGTGGGGCACGTCCGTGGGCGGCCGCGAGACGCTGGACTCGTGGAGCACCCTGCCCGAGGCGGCCTTCCCCGGCGGGGAGATCCCCGCCGACCTGAAGCCCCTGCCGCTGGTCATCTCCTACGACAAGGGCGTGCCGGTGGCGCTGGACGGCCACGCGCTGTCGGCGGTGGCGGTGGTGGAGAAGCTCAACGCCCTGGGGCGGCCGTACGGCATTGGCCGGGGCGTGCACCTGGGCGACACCATCCTGGGCATCAAGGGCCGGGTGGGCTTCGAGGCGCCCGCGGCGCACCTGCTCATCGCGTCGCACCGCGAGCTGGAGAAGCTGGTGCTGTCGGGCAAGCAGCTCTTCTGGAAGGAGACGGTGGGCAACCTGTACGGGTCGCTGCTCCACGAGGGGCACTTCTTCGACCCGCTGGTGAAGGACCTGGAGGCGTTCCTGGCCTCCTCGCAGGACCGCGTGACGGGCGAGGTGAAGCTGGTGCTCACCCCGCGCGCCCACGTCGTGGAAGGCGTGCGTTCGCCGCACTCGCTGATGGACGCGAAGGTGGCCACGTACGGAGAGGCCAACGTGTTGTGGACGGGGACGGAAGCGGCGGGGTTCGCCAAGCTCTACGGCGTCGCGCAGATGCTCTCGCAGAAAGCGAAGTGACGACATGAAGATCCACGTCGACAAGGTGGGCAGTGTCACGCGCAACCTCCAGGTGGGCCGCACGGTCCACCTCACGGACGAGGTGAAGTGCGAGGAGGGCGCCGTCATCGCGGTGCGCATCCACGGAGAGAAGAGCGTCTACAACCAGTTGGAGGACGTGAACGGCCGGCTCGTCACGCTCCACGCGGGCGACATCGTCGTGGGCGCGCTGGGCCACCGCAACGCCCTGCACGGCTACGAGGGCGTGGTGCCCGCGTCCGTCGCGGTGGGCGACCGGCTGAACATCCTCAACATGGGCGGCGTCATCGGGAAGTGCACGTCGCACAACCCGGGCGTGGGCGCGCCGTTCGAGGCGGAGGTGCTGGGCCAGGTCCTCACCTTCCCGGAGTTCCAGTCGCGCGCGGGCCAGCACGCGCACATCTCCACCGGCGCGCTCAAGGGCACGGCGAAGGCGGTGACGTGCCCGGTGGTGTACGTGGTGGGCACGTGCATGAACGCGGGCAAGACGTACGCGGCCAGCGTCGTGGTGCGCAAGCTGACCCAGGCGGGCTACCGCGTGGGCGGCGCGAAGCTCACGGGCGTGTCGCTGATGCGCGACACGCTGTCCATGCAGGACAGCGGCGCGGACGTGGTGATGGACTTCACCGACGCGGGCGTCGTGTGCACCGGGGCGCGCACGGCGTCCAAGGTGGCGCGCATCGTCTTCTCGGAGATGGCGGCCCAGGACGTGGATGTCATCGTCGCGGAGACGGGCGACGGCATCATGGGCGAGTACGGCGTGCAGGCCATCCTGGCAGACCCGGAGCTCAAGGCGCTGGGCGGCGCGTTCATCCTCTGCGCGAACGACCCCGTGGGGGCGGCCGGCGGCGTGCGGCACCTGCGCGAGGTGTACGGCATCGAGATGGACATGGTTGCGGGGCCCGCCACGGACAACGCGGTGGGCGTGCGCTTCGTGGAGCAGGTGGTGGGGCTGCCCGCCCGCAACGCGCGCGCGGATCCGAACGCGCTGGGAAATCTCATCGTGGACAAGCTCGCGCCGAAGCTGGGCGCGGGGAGGAAGTCATGACGTCACCGGCGCACATCTACATCCTGGGGGCCTCCGGTTTTGGTGGAGGCGAGCTGTTGCGGCTGCTCGCGGGGCATCCCGGCGTGGCCGGCGTCCGCGCGGTGTCGCGGCACCACGCGGGTTCCCCCATCCACAAGGTGCACCCGCACCTGCGCGGGCTGGTGGACGCGCGCTTCGAGGCGGAGCCGGACTGGCGCTGGCTGGCGGACTCGCCCCGGCCGGTGGTGTTCAGCGCGCTGGGGCACGGCGAGCTGGCGTCGCAGTTCGCGGGCATGGAGAAGCAGTGGGCGGACGTGGGGCTCACGGAGCGGATGCTGCTCGTGGACCTGTCGTCGGACTTCCGGCTGGACCACCCGGGGCGCTACGCGGGCGCGTATGGCCGTCCGCACCCGGCGCCGGAGCTGCTGGGCACGTTCACCTACGGCCTCACCGAGTGGAAGCGCGAGCAGGTGAAGACGGCGAAGCGCATCGCCAACCCGGGCTGCTTCGCGACGGCGGTGCAGCTGGCGCTGTTGCCCATCGCGGCCACGCCGGGGCTGGGGCTGCTGGCCGTGTCGGGCGTGACGGGCTCGTCCGGCTCCGGTTCGCTGCCGGGCGAGGGCACGCACCACCCGACGCGCGCGCATGACTTCCGCGCGTACAAGCCGCTGGAGCACCAGCACGAAGCGGAGGTGGAGGTGATGCTGGTGGCGCACGGCGCGCAGCGGCACCGACTGGCCTTCGTGCCGCACTCGGCGCCCATGGTGCGCGGCATCTTCGCCACGGTGCAGTTCGAGTGGCCGGAGCACGGCGGCGCGGTGGTGACGCAGTCGCTGACGGAGAAGTACCGCCGCTACTACGAGGGCTCGAAGTTCGTGCGCATCGTGGAGGGCACGCCGCGCGTGGCGGCCGTCACGGGCAGCAACTTCTGCGACATCTCCGTGGCGACGAAGGGCCGCTCGGTGGCGGTGATGGCCGCGCTGGACAACCTGGTGAAGGGCATGGCCGGGCAGGCGATCCAGAACTTCAACGTCGCGCTCGGCTTCCCCGAGGACACCGGCCTGCGTCAGGCGGCCTGCTACCCGTAGGACCTCGCGCCCCGGGCGTCCGCCGCATCTCGCCCGGGGCCAGCATCGCGTCACGCCTGGATCGAGCGGACGGCCCCGGCCCCACTCGAGGCACTGGCGTCTTTGTTCCGTGCCACGCTCGGGGCCAACGGACGCTCCCGCTCAAGTCACGGGCGTCTTCGCTCCGCTTCACGCTCGCGGCCAGCAAACGGATCAGGCTCCACGCAGGCCGTGGGCGCCTTCGTTCACGTCACGTCCGGGCCAGCGGATGCCCCATGCCCCCACTCAGGCCGCGGGCGTCTTCGGCACGTCATCCGAGGGAGAAGCACTCGCCTCGGACGAGGCGGGGGACTCAGCGGCGGCGGCAGGCGCCCCCTCGGAAGCAGCCGTCTCGGCGGCAGGCCTCGCCTCGGGAGTCACCGGCGCCTCGGCACCAGCGGACGCGCCTTCGCGCTGCTCCAGGCGCACGCCGCCCGCCTCGGCGGCCTTGAGGAACTCGTCGTACTCCGACTTGCGCGCCGCGGCCTTCTCCTGAGCGGCGGAGGAGCCGCGCTCGGCGGCGGCGCGGCCCGCGCGGATGGCCCGGGCGCTCAGCAACGTGCCTCCGATGAAGGCCACGATGCGCAGCACCGACGCGAGCCCCCACCCTTGCGTCATCCCCTCCGCGCCGCCGCGCACGAAGTTGAGCGCGAGCACGAACACGCCCCCCGACGCCGCGGCCCCCACCGCCGTGCTCCAGGGGCGGAGGGCGACGATGCGAGCGCCGCCGTAGCAGAGCACCGGCAGCACCGCGAGCACCCACAGGTCCTCCAGCACCACCGCCACGACGATGCGCACGAGGTCGAAGGGGATTGCGCTCACCCGCTCGTGCAGGCGCAGCACCAGCGACACGCTGAGCATGGCCCCCAGCACCAACGACAGGAAGCCCAGCCCGACGATGAACTGGAAGCGGCGGATGCGGACGCGCAGGGGCTCGAGGACACCGGGTTTGGGACTCACGGTCCGAAAGCCTAGCGCACTCTCACCCTTCGTCCTCTTCCCCGACGGCCGCTTCCCCCACCGAGCGAGGGGGCGGGCCATCGCCGTAGAAGACCTCCTCCAGCACCAGCCCCTGCGGCGGCGCGGTGGCCCCGGCCTGCTTGCGGTCGCGGGACGCCAGCACCTCGCCCACCCAGGCCTCGGGGCGGCGCCCCTTCCCCACCTCCACCAGCGTGCCCACCAGGTTGCGCACCATGTGCTTGAGGAAGGCGGTGCCCTCCACCACCACGTCCACCCTGTCGCCGGAGGCGCCCTCCACCCGGACCTGCCGCAGCTCGCGCACCGCGTGCTTCGCCTGGCAGTCCGCGGCCCGGAAGGCGGAGAAGTCGTGCCGGCCCAGCAGCACCTGGGACGCGCGGCGCATGGCCTCCACGTCCAGCGGGGCGAACACCTCCCAGTGCGTCGTGCGCAGCAGGGGGGAGCGCATGCGCCGGTTGCTCAGGCGGTAGCGGTAGCGCTTGCCACGGGACCAGCGGCGGGGGTCGAACTCCGGCGCCACCTCCTCCGCGGCCACCACCGCGATGTCCGGCGGGAGGATGCCGTTGAGCCCCATCGTGTACGCCTTCATGGGCAGGATGCGGGACGCGTCGAAGCACGCGACCTGCCCCGAGGCATGCACCCCCGCGTCGGTGCGGCCAGCGGAGGCCGCGAACACGCGCTCGCCCAGGAGCTTGTGGAGCGCGTCCTGGAGGGTGGACTGGATGGACGGGCCGTTGGGCTGCACCTGCCAGCCCACGTACCGGGTGCCTTCGTATTCGAGCGTCAGCTTGAGCCGGGGCATGGGCGCGGCGCCGGGACGTGCGCGTCAGCGCGTCTTCAGCCAGCCCTCCAACAGGTCCGCCACCAGCTTCGCGGGGGAGACATGGGCCTTGCGGGCCTGGGCCTCCAGCTTCTCGTACAGCGCGGGGTCCAGCGGCAGCGCGAGCAGGCGCGGCTCGGTGCTGGTGCCCTCATCCAGGCGCATCGCCTCCGTGGGGGGGCCGTCCACGGAGGCCGCCACCTCCGCGACCTCCAGGGCCATCTCGGACGTGGGCGCGGAGGACTGACGGGTGGAGAGGCGGCGCAGCTCCTGCGGGCGCTCGTCCTCGAAGAGCTGCTTGACGAAGTTGGCCAGGTGCAGCGGCGTGGGCGTGAAGTCATACGCGGCCAGGAAGGCGTCCAGGTCGCGCTGCATCTCCAGCGCGGTCTGGTAGCGGCGCTCGCGGTCGCGGGCGAGCGCGCGCATCAGGATGGCCTCCACGCGCTCCGGCAGGTCCTCGCGGAAGTAGGACGGCGCGTAGATTTTCGCCTCGGTGATGCTGCGCATGACGGCGACGTCGGAGTCACCGGTGAAGAGCTTGAAGCCGGTGAGCCATTCGTAGAGGACGGTGCCCAGCGAGAAGATGTCGCTGCGGCAGTCCAGCGGCCGGCCCAGGCACTGCTCCGGGGAGAGGTAGCTGAGCTTGCCCTTGATCTCCCCCGAGCGCGTCTCCTCCACCTGGTTGGCGGCCTTGGCGATGCCGAAGTCGAGCACCTTCACCGAGCCGTCGAACGCGACGATGATGTTCTCCGGCGTCACGTCGCGGTGGACGATGTTGAGCGGATTGCCGTGCCGGTCCTTCTTCTGGTGCGCGTAGTGCAGGCCCGCGCAGACGCAGGAGGCGATCTTCAGCGCGTACACCATGGGGAAGGGGATCCCCAGCGCCTCCGCCTTGGGCACGACGCGGCGCATGTCGCGACCGGACACGTACTCCATGGCGATGAAGTAGCTGTCGACGATCTTCCCCAGGTCGTGGATCTGCACGATGTTGGGGTGATTGAGCTGGGAGGCGAGCCGCGCCTCGTTGAGGAACATCTTCACGAAGGCGGCGTGCTTGGACAGATGCGGGCGGATACGCTTGATGACGATGGGCGTCTCGTCGCCGCGGTCATCCACCTGATGCGCGAGGAAGATCTCCGCCATGCCTCCCACGGCGATCCGGTCGATGAGCCGGTAGTTGCCGAAGCGGAACGCGTCGCGCGGGGGTGAAGAGGCGGCGGGAGCCATGGGGGCAATGTAGCCGCGCCTCCGCCAGCAGCGCTAACGAAGTTGGACGACGTGGACCTTGAGCGCCGGCTCCTCGCCGGAAGGTGTTGGAAAGTCGAGCCCCGAGGGGCCGAGCGACCCCACCGTCCGCCCCACCCTGCCCGCCCGCGTCACGCCCTCCAGCACCATCGTCTCGAACCGGCGCACGGGCAGTCCCGCGAGGTTGCAGCAGGCGACCAGGCGGCCTCCGGGGGCCACCACCCGGACGGCGGCCTCCGCCAGCCGCGCGTAGTCGCGAGCCGCGGAGAAGCGCGTCGACTTCGTGGTGGAGAAGGACGGCGGGTCGGCGACCACGACATCGAAGCCTTCCCCTTTCTTCGCGAGCCGCCCGAGCCAGTCGAAGACATCGCCAGCCACGTAGTCGTAGCGCTCCACGGATTGGCCGTTGAGGCGCGCGTTCTCCTCGCCCCATTCGAGCACGCGGCGGCTGGCGTCCATGTTGAGCACGCGCTTCGCACCGCCCGCGGTCGCGGCGACACCGAAGGCGCAGGTGTAAGCGAAGAGGTTGAGCACGGTGAGGCCCCGGGCCTGGGCCTGGAGCCACGCGCGGGTGTCGCGCATGTCCAGGTAGAGGCCCACGGAGAGGCCCTGGCCGGGGCGGATGTGGAAGGACAGGCCGTTCTCCTGCGCGGCGAAGTCCTCCACGGGCGCTCCCCGCGCGGCGGACTCCGGAGCAAGCGCGTCCTTCGCCACGTTGGCGAGCACGCGGGCCTCACGGGGACGGCGCTTCAGGTAGACGCTCTGGGGCGCCCAGGCGGAGACGGCGGCGTCGAGCAGGGTGGCCTCCTCCGCGTCGGACAGGTCGCGGTAGAGGCTGACGACGACGACGTCGCCGAACACGTCCGCGGTCACCTCGGGCACGCCGTCAGCGGCGCCGTTCAGCAGGCGGAAGGCGGAGGTGCGGGGGTCGGCGAGCAGCGGGCCCCGGCGGTCGCGGGAGACGCGCAGGGTGTCCACGAGGCGGGGAGGCAGGGCACTCACGCGCCCCTTCTACCCTACGAACCCAGCCGCGCGCGGGACCAGACGCGGGCGAGCGCGGCGGCGGCGTCGCGGGCCAGCTCCACGTAGTCACTGCCCAGGAGCTGTCCCTCGCGAACACAGACGCGGCCACCGACAATGGTCCAGGCCACGCGGGAGGCGACGAGCTGGCCCAGGAGGAAGGGCGCGTAGCCCGTCTCCGGGTCGGCGGCGGGGACGGCGTCGTAGACGACGAGGTCGGCGAGGCTGCCCTCGTCCACGCCCCCGGAGGGACGGCCGAACAGGCGGGTGCAGAGCTCCGCGGGGCCGCTGACGAACAGGTGCGCCAGCGAGTCATCCAGGTCGGGCATGCGGCCGGAGCGGGCCAGTTGGAGCATGCCGACCAGGGCGCCGGCCAGTTCCTCCTGGAGGGTGCCGTGGCCACCGGTGCCCAGGCCCACGAGGTGGAGGCTGGACAGGGCGCCATCGGTCGACTCGCCGGCGCGCTCCAGCGACCGGGTGGCGCGGGGCGTGAGGGCGACGAAGGTGCCGGAGGTGGCCAGCCGTTCGGCCTCGGAGCGCTCCACGGCGCGAGGGTAGCCGGCGATGGCATGGGGGCCCAGGAGGCCCAGGGCATCCAGGCGGGGCACGACGCGGCGGCCGTGTGTGGCGTAGGTGGTGGAGAGGTCGTCCTCGTTCTCCGCGAGGTGGAAGACGACGGAGGCGTTCAGCTCCTCGCGCAGGCGCGAGATGCGGGACAGGAGGGCGTCCTCGCAGGTGTAGGACGCATGGAAGCCCAGGGCGCCGCGCACGCGCGGGTGTTCCCGGTAGCGGCGGACGAAGTCGGCGTTGGCGTCCGCCTGGGCTTCAGCGGCGGCGGAGCCGTCCAGGCTGTGGGTGGAGTGGGACGCGACGAGGCGAAGGCCGAGCCGGTCCGCGGCGCGGGCCTGGGCCTCCAGGGAGCCCGCGACATCCGTGGGGCTCGACAGGTGGTCGACGACGAGGGAGACGCCGTCCAGCAGCGCGCGGGCGGCGGCGAAGCGGGTCAGGACCTCGACGTCCTCGGGGGTGAGGAGGTTGGCCACCTGGCGCATGCGATCCAGGCGGGAGCGGGGCTGGCGCAGGAGGAAGTCGCCATTGGGAGGCAGGAGCTGCCCGTTGACCATGTGCGAGTGACAATCCACGAGGCCCGGAGCGACGAGGCGGCCACGACACGCCACCTCCCAGTCACCGGGCAGCACGGGCACCTCCGCGTCTGGAGCGACACGGCGGATGAGGCCCTCTTCGACGACGACGGCCATGCCGTGGCGGACGCGACCGTCCGCACGGAACACGGCGCAGTTCTTCAGAAGCAGTCGGCCTTCCATGGACATCCCCGTTTTAGCACGGGGTGGGTGGAGGATGAACCCCGTCTCCACCTAGAGACGCGCCGGGGCGGAACCATGCAGGGCGGCGGGCGTGGGGACTGCCACTCCAAGCGGCCCCGGCTCTGGGACTCGGAGCAAACCCACGCCAGGAGCAGGGGCTTGCACGGCGCCAGGTCGCCCCCAGCGGTGCAGTTCCGCCAATCTCAGGTGTGAAATCTAGGATTGTTTCGCCAGTCGCCTCCAGCCCCAGGCCGCGAGGAGTGCGCCCAAAGTCGCACACGTCAGCCATACCGGCACGATCAATGGAAAGCCACCGGGCCCCCAGGGGACGTCCACCTCCGTCAACCACTGGCTCCATCTCCGAGGACGAAGGAGCAGGAGCAGCAGGAGCGCCTGGAGCCCCAGGAATGCCCCCACGAAGACCCAGATGAACCGGACGAACTGCATGGGAGCCTCACTGGAGGTCCGCCGCTGGTGGATCCCCAGTCAAGAGCGTGGACTCGGATGTCACCCCATAAAAAACGCTGCAACTCCCTTGCAACAGCGCAACACAACGGGAGAGCACAAGTCACAACCTCAACAATACCTGTCACAAGAGTCGGTCCGTGGAAGTGCGCAATTGGGCATTCACGATTTCCTTTTCTCACGCACGAGTAGCCGGGACACCCCAGTCGTAACCTGCGCGTTCTACCGCCGAATCAAACCTGCCACGGGGAGCAACACGGCAACAACTGACATCGTCAGGATCTCCAGGTCCGCCACCGCATACCGATGCGAGGCCAGCTCTCACTTGCCGCTTCCACAGCGCTCGCTTGTGCCATCGGGTGTTCCATGCTCATCGCTCGTCCAGCGGCC encodes the following:
- a CDS encoding M20/M25/M40 family metallo-hydrolase, whose amino-acid sequence is MNPTELLTALVATPSVSGDEARIADLVASHAEGWGARVHRQGHNVWFSVGSGPKRLLVNSHLDTVKPCAGWNTEPHEAVWKDDTLYGLGANDAKGCVTAMLLAAKALLEEGAPQGVEYVFALTAEEETGGKGLGPLLSELGPLDAAVVGEPTSLKPCTAQRGMLLLRCVAHGKSGHVAHAHTGGLDNAILKAARDIQAVSALRFPAHPLLGEARAQVTQVSGGLARNQVPDRCEFFVDLRTTPGMDHATVARDVGAALESEVVVHSARYLPKGTDAAHPLVRAAVAASGQATVGSSTTSDWAFLGDVPAVKVGPGDTLRSHQANEYLTRAELEAGLAFYRRLLHGYAGEVARG
- the argH gene encoding argininosuccinate lyase, giving the protein MAETLWGKGQPLDAAIHAFTVGDDPVVDLSLVPHDALGSAAHARMLAHVGLLTPEAATSLVAALHALHDEARQGRFTIRPEQEDGHTALEAALVERTGEAGKRIHLARSRNDQVLLALRLYLREELLALGARTAELAGTFLDFAQAHADLPLPGYTHLRRAMPSTFGLWGMAFAEGLLEELEALKGVWGRLDRCPLGAAAGFGVPLPIDREYVARLLGFSRVQRSPIDAQDSRGRHEAALLTWACSVAGTLEKWLWDVQLYSMDEFGFLALPDAFTTGSSIMPQKKNPDVVELARGRCRELRGLAHQVEAVAGGLPSSYHRDFQLLKRPTFQALASTKALLEVLSRLVPALKVNADKARAACDDTLYAAHHAYALVAQGQPFRDAYREVGRQLNEGTFQPDRGALTATHLGGAGNLGLATAREELAQARDWLTRTHAQQSQAAGRVWAP
- the argG gene encoding argininosuccinate synthase, whose amino-acid sequence is MSKKSVVLAFSGGLDTAFCTVYLREQGWDVITVTVDTGGFPPEQLERIQALSQKLGAVAHHTVDARDTLFQGYLRFLVAGNVLRGQLYPLSVSAERACQAVEAVRMAEKLGVQAVAHGSTGAGNDQVRFDVAFRTLAPQLQLITPIRDLALSRQQELTFLAERGFHLPAKTGAYSVNEGMWGTSVGGRETLDSWSTLPEAAFPGGEIPADLKPLPLVISYDKGVPVALDGHALSAVAVVEKLNALGRPYGIGRGVHLGDTILGIKGRVGFEAPAAHLLIASHRELEKLVLSGKQLFWKETVGNLYGSLLHEGHFFDPLVKDLEAFLASSQDRVTGEVKLVLTPRAHVVEGVRSPHSLMDAKVATYGEANVLWTGTEAAGFAKLYGVAQMLSQKAK
- a CDS encoding DUF1611 domain-containing protein → MKIHVDKVGSVTRNLQVGRTVHLTDEVKCEEGAVIAVRIHGEKSVYNQLEDVNGRLVTLHAGDIVVGALGHRNALHGYEGVVPASVAVGDRLNILNMGGVIGKCTSHNPGVGAPFEAEVLGQVLTFPEFQSRAGQHAHISTGALKGTAKAVTCPVVYVVGTCMNAGKTYAASVVVRKLTQAGYRVGGAKLTGVSLMRDTLSMQDSGADVVMDFTDAGVVCTGARTASKVARIVFSEMAAQDVDVIVAETGDGIMGEYGVQAILADPELKALGGAFILCANDPVGAAGGVRHLREVYGIEMDMVAGPATDNAVGVRFVEQVVGLPARNARADPNALGNLIVDKLAPKLGAGRKS
- the argC gene encoding N-acetyl-gamma-glutamyl-phosphate reductase, which encodes MTSPAHIYILGASGFGGGELLRLLAGHPGVAGVRAVSRHHAGSPIHKVHPHLRGLVDARFEAEPDWRWLADSPRPVVFSALGHGELASQFAGMEKQWADVGLTERMLLVDLSSDFRLDHPGRYAGAYGRPHPAPELLGTFTYGLTEWKREQVKTAKRIANPGCFATAVQLALLPIAATPGLGLLAVSGVTGSSGSGSLPGEGTHHPTRAHDFRAYKPLEHQHEAEVEVMLVAHGAQRHRLAFVPHSAPMVRGIFATVQFEWPEHGGAVVTQSLTEKYRRYYEGSKFVRIVEGTPRVAAVTGSNFCDISVATKGRSVAVMAALDNLVKGMAGQAIQNFNVALGFPEDTGLRQAACYP
- the truA gene encoding tRNA pseudouridine(38-40) synthase TruA, whose amino-acid sequence is MPRLKLTLEYEGTRYVGWQVQPNGPSIQSTLQDALHKLLGERVFAASAGRTDAGVHASGQVACFDASRILPMKAYTMGLNGILPPDIAVVAAEEVAPEFDPRRWSRGKRYRYRLSNRRMRSPLLRTTHWEVFAPLDVEAMRRASQVLLGRHDFSAFRAADCQAKHAVRELRQVRVEGASGDRVDVVVEGTAFLKHMVRNLVGTLVEVGKGRRPEAWVGEVLASRDRKQAGATAPPQGLVLEEVFYGDGPPPRSVGEAAVGEEDEG
- a CDS encoding serine/threonine protein kinase produces the protein MAPAASSPPRDAFRFGNYRLIDRIAVGGMAEIFLAHQVDDRGDETPIVIKRIRPHLSKHAAFVKMFLNEARLASQLNHPNIVQIHDLGKIVDSYFIAMEYVSGRDMRRVVPKAEALGIPFPMVYALKIASCVCAGLHYAHQKKDRHGNPLNIVHRDVTPENIIVAFDGSVKVLDFGIAKAANQVEETRSGEIKGKLSYLSPEQCLGRPLDCRSDIFSLGTVLYEWLTGFKLFTGDSDVAVMRSITEAKIYAPSYFREDLPERVEAILMRALARDRERRYQTALEMQRDLDAFLAAYDFTPTPLHLANFVKQLFEDERPQELRRLSTRQSSAPTSEMALEVAEVAASVDGPPTEAMRLDEGTSTEPRLLALPLDPALYEKLEAQARKAHVSPAKLVADLLEGWLKTR
- a CDS encoding class I SAM-dependent rRNA methyltransferase; amino-acid sequence: MSALPPRLVDTLRVSRDRRGPLLADPRTSAFRLLNGAADGVPEVTADVFGDVVVVSLYRDLSDAEEATLLDAAVSAWAPQSVYLKRRPREARVLANVAKDALAPESAARGAPVEDFAAQENGLSFHIRPGQGLSVGLYLDMRDTRAWLQAQARGLTVLNLFAYTCAFGVAATAGGAKRVLNMDASRRVLEWGEENARLNGQSVERYDYVAGDVFDWLGRLAKKGEGFDVVVADPPSFSTTKSTRFSAARDYARLAEAAVRVVAPGGRLVACCNLAGLPVRRFETMVLEGVTRAGRVGRTVGSLGPSGLDFPTPSGEEPALKVHVVQLR
- a CDS encoding amidohydrolase family protein, with amino-acid sequence MEGRLLLKNCAVFRADGRVRHGMAVVVEEGLIRRVAPDAEVPVLPGDWEVACRGRLVAPGLVDCHSHMVNGQLLPPNGDFLLRQPRSRLDRMRQVANLLTPEDVEVLTRFAAARALLDGVSLVVDHLSSPTDVAGSLEAQARAADRLGLRLVASHSTHSLDGSAAAEAQADANADFVRRYREHPRVRGALGFHASYTCEDALLSRISRLREELNASVVFHLAENEDDLSTTYATHGRRVVPRLDALGLLGPHAIAGYPRAVERSEAERLATSGTFVALTPRATRSLERAGESTDGALSSLHLVGLGTGGHGTLQEELAGALVGMLQLARSGRMPDLDDSLAHLFVSGPAELCTRLFGRPSGGVDEGSLADLVVYDAVPAADPETGYAPFLLGQLVASRVAWTIVGGRVCVREGQLLGSDYVELARDAAAALARVWSRARLGS